One Pseudomonas sp. MH9.2 DNA segment encodes these proteins:
- a CDS encoding NADPH:quinone oxidoreductase family protein codes for MKAVLCKAFGPAETLVLEEVPNPEAKKNEIVMDVHAAGVNFPDTLIIEGKYQFKPPFPFSPGGESAGVISAVGEKVSHLKVGDRVMALTGWGSFAEHVAVPAYNVLPMPETMDFTTAAAFSMTYGTSMHALKQRANLQPGETLLVLGASGGVGLAAVEIGKAMGARVIAAASSADKLAVAKAAGADELINYSETNLKDEIKRLTNGLGADVIYDPVGGDLFDQAIRAIAWNGRLLVVGFASGRIPELPVNLALLKGASVVGVFWGSFAQRQPQDNAANFQQLFNWYAEGKLKPLVSQVYPLEKTADAINALGQRKAVGKVVVRVR; via the coding sequence ATGAAAGCCGTGCTGTGCAAAGCCTTCGGTCCCGCCGAAACGCTGGTACTGGAAGAAGTCCCCAACCCTGAAGCGAAGAAAAACGAAATCGTCATGGACGTGCATGCTGCCGGGGTAAATTTTCCGGACACGCTGATCATCGAGGGCAAATACCAGTTCAAGCCGCCCTTCCCCTTCTCACCGGGCGGCGAATCGGCAGGCGTGATTTCAGCGGTCGGTGAAAAAGTCAGCCATCTTAAAGTCGGCGACCGGGTCATGGCCCTGACCGGCTGGGGCAGCTTCGCCGAACACGTCGCAGTGCCCGCCTACAACGTACTGCCCATGCCTGAAACGATGGACTTCACCACCGCAGCCGCGTTCAGCATGACCTACGGCACCTCGATGCACGCGCTGAAACAACGCGCCAACCTACAACCCGGCGAAACCCTGCTGGTGCTCGGCGCCTCAGGCGGCGTCGGCCTGGCCGCCGTCGAAATCGGCAAAGCCATGGGCGCCAGAGTCATCGCCGCCGCCAGCAGCGCCGACAAACTCGCCGTCGCCAAAGCCGCTGGCGCCGATGAACTGATCAACTACAGCGAAACCAACCTCAAAGACGAAATCAAACGCCTCACCAACGGCCTGGGTGCCGACGTCATCTATGACCCGGTCGGCGGCGACCTGTTCGACCAGGCCATCCGCGCCATCGCCTGGAACGGTCGGTTGCTGGTAGTCGGGTTTGCCAGTGGCCGGATTCCAGAATTACCGGTTAATTTGGCATTGTTAAAGGGGGCTTCGGTGGTTGGGGTGTTCTGGGGGTCATTTGCGCAAAGACAGCCTCAGGACAATGCCGCCAACTTCCAGCAGTTGTTTAACTGGTATGCGGAAGGAAAGTTGAAACCACTGGTGTCTCAGGTCTATCCGCTAGAAAAAACGGCGGATGCGATTAATGCGCTGGGACAGCGGAAAGCCGTTGGAAAGGTGGTGGTGCGGGTTCGTTAA
- a CDS encoding ABC transporter permease — MNKLAHIWRLGFKELTSLGHDSVLLLFLLYAFTVAIYMPAAGSVIGVHNASVAIVDEDHSHVSRQLSEALLPPEFQVPMPLAYNRLDQTMDGGQYTFVINVPANFQADLLAGRQPTVQVNVDATAMSQAFMGAGYIARIFQRVLLEYSGQDAAARNVPATMTTRALFNSNLEGGWFLAVIQIVNNITILAIVLTGTALLREREHGTLDHLLVLPLTALEIMLAKIGSNALVVVVCTWLSLEVIVKAALGVPLAGSMSLFLMVTAFYLFASTALGIFLATLARSTPQFGLLAIPVIIPMLLLSGGSTPLDSMPQWLQWVMQASPSTHFVSLSAAILFRDAGLAVVWPDLLALIAIGLLFFVVALMRFRKSLAS, encoded by the coding sequence ATGAACAAACTTGCACACATCTGGCGCCTGGGCTTCAAGGAACTCACCAGCCTCGGGCACGACAGCGTATTGCTGCTGTTCCTGCTGTACGCCTTCACCGTGGCGATTTACATGCCGGCCGCCGGCTCCGTGATCGGCGTCCACAATGCCAGCGTGGCAATAGTCGATGAAGACCACAGCCATGTGTCCCGACAACTCAGCGAGGCGCTGCTGCCCCCAGAATTCCAGGTTCCGATGCCGTTGGCCTACAACCGGCTGGATCAGACCATGGACGGCGGTCAGTACACCTTCGTCATCAACGTACCGGCCAACTTTCAGGCCGATCTCCTGGCCGGTCGTCAGCCCACAGTGCAGGTCAACGTCGATGCCACCGCCATGAGCCAGGCGTTCATGGGTGCCGGTTACATTGCACGGATCTTCCAACGGGTGCTGCTCGAGTACAGCGGTCAGGACGCCGCCGCCCGCAACGTACCCGCGACTATGACCACGCGGGCGCTGTTCAACTCGAACCTGGAGGGCGGCTGGTTTCTAGCGGTGATTCAGATCGTCAACAACATCACCATTCTGGCGATCGTCCTGACCGGCACCGCGCTGCTGCGCGAACGCGAGCACGGCACCCTCGACCACTTGCTGGTCTTGCCGTTGACCGCGCTGGAAATCATGCTGGCGAAAATCGGCAGCAACGCGCTGGTTGTGGTGGTGTGTACCTGGCTTTCACTGGAAGTGATCGTCAAGGCCGCGCTGGGCGTGCCGCTGGCCGGGTCCATGAGCCTGTTCCTGATGGTCACGGCGTTTTATCTGTTCGCCAGTACCGCACTGGGGATATTCCTCGCTACCCTCGCCCGCTCGACACCGCAGTTCGGGTTGCTGGCGATTCCGGTGATCATCCCCATGCTCCTGCTTTCAGGCGGCAGCACCCCGCTGGACAGCATGCCGCAGTGGCTGCAATGGGTCATGCAGGCCTCGCCTTCCACCCATTTCGTCAGCCTCAGCGCCGCGATTCTGTTCCGCGATGCCGGGCTTGCCGTGGTCTGGCCCGACCTGCTGGCGCTGATCGCCATCGGCTTACTGTTCTTCGTGGTCGCGCTGATGCGCTTCCGTAAAAGCCTGGCCTCATAG
- a CDS encoding flagellar basal body-associated protein FliL, producing the protein MKAWMIMLLALSLPLAASAQESKEGKEGDATKVAYVTLTPAFVGNYALDGGPKLRVYKADIALRVTGGDAEKAVKRNEPLIRNQLVALFSQQTAETMNNVEAKEKLRQEALKQTQQIMNDEEGKPIVEDLLFNNLIVQ; encoded by the coding sequence GTGAAAGCGTGGATGATCATGTTGTTGGCGTTGTCACTGCCCCTGGCGGCATCGGCTCAAGAAAGCAAAGAAGGTAAAGAGGGCGATGCGACGAAAGTGGCTTATGTCACGCTGACGCCTGCGTTTGTCGGCAACTACGCCCTGGATGGCGGGCCGAAGTTGCGGGTCTATAAGGCCGATATCGCGCTGCGGGTTACTGGCGGGGATGCCGAGAAGGCGGTGAAGCGCAACGAGCCACTGATTCGTAATCAGCTGGTCGCGTTGTTCTCCCAGCAAACCGCTGAGACCATGAACAACGTCGAGGCCAAGGAAAAGCTGCGTCAGGAAGCGCTCAAGCAGACTCAGCAGATCATGAATGATGAAGAAGGTAAGCCGATTGTCGAAGACTTGCTCTTCAACAACCTGATCGTTCAGTAA